tcgcggcttcgcgccgcgtagtctggagcgagcttaaaaTTGAGGCAActaaactatagtttgtcaaaggactgtctcatttcaaacatagacagagagcaTATTGTTGTAAAATAGAATGTGAGTATAAAGAaagtaaatatagttggtcaagcaaatcttgtcagtacagaaaggtggcaaatttaaaaaatgtaggcgcgaagggatatcgtcctatagaaaatttgaatttcgcgcctttttctactgacaattgGTTTACCAACTATAACTTAAATAGACAGATCATACtaactttgtcttacactagtactagcacccaaaagaaaaaaagagaaggatgagtatagtttttttttgttcttatttactgacaatttggtttgaccaactatagttagtTGCTCTATAGGATCCAGAATTATTCCAGAATCCAGACGTCTGGCAGCCatacatatactattatactctttgtGGCAGCCGTTCATCAGTGAAGGTCAAAGGATACAAGATTTAGTATTAAATTCGAATATAACATTCCCAGGCCAGGCGGTTCAACTAGCGTTGAAGGGTGTGCcatgaatcggaaacataaactaaatgtgaagtttatgttTCTCCTCGTGAAaaaaatctgacggctcctgtgctgccTCCTAGAGTTCATGCACGATCGTTGCTTGTTATATTATCAATGACCTCAATTGCCTAGTTAATTGGGTGACAGCGGGAACTAAAACGACCTAGTCTAGCTATTATAGTCCGTTTTTTTATGATGTGTCTTtatcacttgaaaaataagtcacagcaaatgtgttacaaattataaatcatatacggtctttacattattttgctttaataagtaatataaacaattttttaaagcgtttttcaataaaaaaaaacacggcaaGATCGTTTACCTTTtctctaatgctaaaaaaacgaactataattagtttataaaagcaaaataatgtaaacgatcgtatgatttataattgtaacgagATTGTAACATGTTTGCTGcgacttatttttcaagaaagacacgtcaagatcgcttgccttctttctaatgctataaaaaaacgaactataattcaaagaaaataaagtgGAATTTAAAACACGCACCCCTAATGCTCTATAGTCTTTTAAAAAGCCATGATAAAACCTACCTTATATAGGTATAACATAAAGTCATTGCTACAATCTTGTGTCAGATAAGACCGGTTTTCGATGCAATAGTGACTTGATTGACTAAAGTTGGTCAGTGTAAGATCAGCAATTAAGGAGACAAGCCATGGTTTTATCGCGTTTCCTTACTTCATATTAccagcaccggtatcatggtcgcatttttgtcacttgtcatatcatgcgtcactttcgcacttgttagagcgtgacagatatggtgacaaatgatagacagccgtccatcttagccccgctggtTGTAAGAGGATAAATAAAAGATTCGTATAGTTTTTACAGTATATTTGTCGTTCGAGCTCAGACATTATGCAGCTCGACCTGCACCTTCCGCCAGGCGTCGAGCGGGCCGTGTTTGGGGCGGTACTTGACGTTGCAGCCGTCGTTGGCGAGCCGGTCTTCCGCGCGCAGCTTCTCATACTCCTCGCGGTCGTACTTGGTGAATCCCCACCTCTTCGAGACATAGATCTGGAATTAAAGTTATACAGGTATAAGATTCTGCACGGCTACCACGAGTCAACTCGATCGCATTCCTTCTCTATCTCACCTACATTAGAgagcgagatggactgcgatcgagtttaagcagtcgctaacgtaaacgtCAAAGAGGTACGgctactgttttatttataacagtTATTCCTAGTTTTAGGGCACAATTGGCTTTGTTCGCACAACTGATAGTCAAGTATGCAGCCACAGTCTTAGGGAGTATTTTCAGTGGGCCAACTGCATTACTTGGCCTAGTCTAGTGTTAATGTGACTGCTGCGCTGAAAGAATGCAGCATACAGTGGGGAACAAGCTTAAAGAAAAACGCAGATTCGGAGTAGACTAAATTACCAGAAGCAGTGATATGTGCTCCTTCAGTAAACAGTATTAAAAAAAGACTTGACAAACACataaaacaactaacaaaatgaacatTAATAGTTAAAAACACAGGAGCttaaagctgatgcgtgtaacATATCACTGCACGATATgttacacgcatcagctttcagctcctagtgtattaaacaatataatataataatagagcaagtttttttttgacGGGTTTATTATCTTAATAACAGCCAGTGATCAGTGATTCTGGCAAGCCATTTCTGGCAAAATATGACGCGACGGGTTGTTCACCcataagcccgctccagactacgcggcttcgcgccgcgattcgcgcacgagtgtggagggccctataaaaaatatcaatttcgcgtctttttctactgacaaaaacATCTGCATCTCTTTCACTCCATCACAAAAGTCATGTAAGCGATGTGATGTGCATACCTTCTGGCGACCAGGGAACTTGAACTTGGCACGCCTGAGCGCCTCGATGACCTGCGCCTTCCAGCGGTCGCTGGAGCGCACGGACATGATGGGTTGTCCGATGCGCACGCGCGCTACGGTCCCCTGCGGCTTGCCGAAGGCACCACGCATCCCAGTCTGGAGCCTGAAATCAGAACACAAAGCTATTAGTGTAGGTATTTTCGATTTATGCAAATGCATCAGACACATGATGTATTGTATAAATTAACCTTACAGAAGAACTTAAGAATTCTGAACAACATAGATTGTAGAATGTGTCTTTCAGAGTGAatgttttaagcaaataaatttctgatttctgaattTAGGACATATAAAcatgaaacaaaatatttttggctGTGTACCCAAAATTTTAAGTACTCCCTTGAATTTAAGATGGCAATTACAGTGTTAAAATACAGAGCTACTGTGTCCAAAAGTAACACTaacatatctaaaaaaaaaattaagccatAATATAAACTATGTTAGTGAACAACGGCAGTTTAATTGCTAAAGTGGTGAACTCTTCCTGACAACCTCTGGGCAGTGTAGATAATGCAACAATATGAGGAGATAACATCACATATTCTTTATTGATTAATTGTAGTTAGCTTAACTGAAAACCACAATGCCAAAGAACAAGGGCTAGAAAACCAAATCCTCAAGTCCCATGAGACTATAAAGTACAATTGTGGCTAACCTGTGGACCCCATGGCAAAAGGAAGGCGGGAAAACCCATAACAAGGTGGTCCAAGGATATTATAGCCACAgccggagaaaattggctaatcaaggcaaaagaccgagaaaggtggaaagatatggaggaggcctatacccaacaggggtccttaaaatagtaaaaatggaaaacaataatattagaaaacttttttttttttatcatgtaaaactatttaaggaaaaataaaggcttaaataataaataaataatattgcgaAACTGTCTACTTATCACAATGAAGATGCTTCACTTTGATGACGACAATAACCTTTTCCAATGTATCACAATATAACAAgatggatttttaaaactaacaatttGTGTCCACAGAGAATAACGCATGCAACAAATAATGTTTCACATACCTATCAGCTCCAGCGCACGATAACATTTTGTTGATGCGGATAACATGGAAGGGATGAAgacggatgcggatgtggaactgATCCTTGCCACAGTTCTTCACGAGGTACTTGTTGCAGCAAATACGGCCGGCTTCCAGCGCCTCCGAGCTCAGCTGCTCGTACTCGTCAGACACTAAGTGCACGCATAGGGGGAAGTCGTCCACCGCCGCCTTCTTCTTGCCCAAGTCGAAAATACGGATCTTGGGGTCAGGCACACCACGGCAGAACCGCGATTTTGGGTACGGTTTGTTTTTGCAGTAGCGGTAACTGGAAATAAATTACATTCAGTGTTAATTATGGTCGTGGGTGCCAAGGAAAAGCACGAACTCGTAAACGTAAACTATTTACCATCTCGCGGGTCGGCGCCCCATTGTGATCTGAAATATAAGAAAAAACCAACTTAGTAATAATCACAGATCATCACCGTTCAATGATTCACAAAATTATAAAGCACTTATTAGGATTTTAAGCGATATTTATGGCA
This genomic stretch from Cydia strobilella chromosome 6, ilCydStro3.1, whole genome shotgun sequence harbors:
- the LOC134742210 gene encoding large ribosomal subunit protein uL16 — protein: MGRRPARCYRYCKNKPYPKSRFCRGVPDPKIRIFDLGKKKAAVDDFPLCVHLVSDEYEQLSSEALEAGRICCNKYLVKNCGKDQFHIRIRLHPFHVIRINKMLSCAGADRLQTGMRGAFGKPQGTVARVRIGQPIMSVRSSDRWKAQVIEALRRAKFKFPGRQKIYVSKRWGFTKYDREEYEKLRAEDRLANDGCNVKYRPKHGPLDAWRKVQVELHNV